A genome region from bacterium includes the following:
- the gspD gene encoding type II secretion system protein GspD: MAKILKISALVALLTFSGSFAFSADPAPPSDPVPEAASAHAVEQAPAAEPTAPAVTPATATPAPAVRPSPAVRPPVAGPTPAVRPTPAVPAPAPGAVPAAKGKAAPGDKVAMNFKDTEIEAVVKYISTLTGKNYILDDAVTGKKVTVISPTEVNIAEAEEVFQAILGVKDLTIVPSGSVFKIVPTQKARSSNIETVGETSPPGDRYVTQLITLKHIPASKVSDVLNQLRSPNSTVVVYEPTNLIILTEAYSNVERLLGIIEAIDVETADVTMEIIKLQNATVESVAKLVTQAITEKGGASARRTAVAAPRAQPGQPQPASPQTTVQPSDDAAKIIPDPRTNSLIVIADAETLAFIHELVKALDVETPTGQGKINLIHLKYAEAENVASVLTAISKAAGAKPKPGQPETPQAVAATRTSTEVAAKFDEPVNVMADKATNSLVIIAAQQDFLTLKEVIEKLDTRRPQVLVEALIMEMSYKRAMELGVEWRSTANPNSGKFTYAGGTNFGGISGLASLATNPLSGPSGLFLAAIDGTVEVGGVTFPNIGALINALQTKGDVNVISTPHLLTIDNEEAEIVVSDNIPFQTSEKFDSNGNPIFTFEYRDVGLTLRFTPQINDENYVRLKLFQETSDVLSTTSGTSSNAPSTTKRSAKTSVLIKDGATVVIGGLIQDDRQVSSSSVPCLGDIPLLGALFRNNQQSKGKTNLMIFLTPHIIRESADLEKMTQQKTMEHRDYADEKTTSDKRFIGNTFDNLLKDTLAPNLAPIDKIDQQGQEGEKAGEK; the protein is encoded by the coding sequence GTGGCAAAGATTTTAAAGATTTCGGCGCTTGTCGCCCTTCTGACCTTTAGCGGCAGCTTCGCCTTTTCGGCTGACCCCGCGCCCCCCTCCGACCCCGTTCCGGAGGCGGCCTCCGCCCATGCGGTCGAACAGGCTCCGGCGGCTGAACCAACCGCCCCGGCGGTCACTCCGGCTACGGCAACTCCGGCACCGGCAGTGCGGCCTTCCCCGGCGGTCCGCCCCCCGGTGGCCGGTCCCACTCCGGCGGTTCGCCCCACTCCGGCGGTTCCGGCTCCGGCGCCCGGCGCAGTCCCTGCGGCCAAGGGAAAGGCGGCGCCGGGCGACAAGGTGGCGATGAACTTCAAGGACACCGAGATCGAAGCGGTGGTCAAGTACATCTCGACCCTTACCGGCAAGAATTACATCCTCGACGACGCCGTGACCGGCAAGAAAGTCACGGTCATAAGCCCCACCGAGGTGAACATCGCCGAGGCCGAGGAGGTCTTCCAGGCCATACTCGGGGTCAAAGACCTGACCATCGTGCCCTCCGGATCGGTGTTCAAGATCGTTCCGACGCAAAAGGCCCGGTCCAGCAACATCGAGACCGTGGGAGAAACCTCTCCTCCCGGCGACCGCTACGTGACCCAGCTCATAACCCTGAAACACATCCCCGCCTCGAAGGTGTCGGACGTGCTGAACCAGCTTCGTTCGCCCAACTCGACTGTCGTGGTCTACGAGCCGACCAACCTGATCATCCTTACCGAGGCGTACTCCAACGTAGAGCGCCTTCTCGGGATAATAGAGGCTATAGACGTCGAGACGGCGGACGTCACGATGGAAATCATCAAGCTGCAAAATGCCACCGTGGAATCCGTGGCCAAGCTCGTCACCCAGGCCATCACCGAGAAGGGCGGGGCTTCCGCGAGGCGCACAGCCGTCGCCGCTCCCAGGGCGCAGCCGGGGCAGCCGCAGCCCGCCTCGCCGCAGACCACCGTTCAGCCTTCCGACGACGCCGCGAAAATAATACCCGACCCGCGCACCAACTCCCTCATCGTCATAGCCGACGCCGAAACCCTCGCCTTCATCCACGAGTTGGTGAAGGCTCTGGACGTTGAGACGCCGACCGGGCAGGGCAAGATCAACCTGATTCACCTGAAATACGCCGAAGCCGAAAACGTCGCCTCGGTCCTTACGGCGATCTCGAAGGCCGCCGGGGCCAAGCCCAAGCCGGGGCAGCCGGAGACCCCGCAGGCCGTCGCGGCGACGAGGACTTCTACCGAGGTCGCGGCCAAATTCGACGAGCCGGTGAACGTCATGGCCGACAAGGCCACCAACTCCCTCGTGATAATCGCCGCCCAGCAGGACTTTCTGACCCTGAAGGAGGTCATCGAGAAGCTGGACACGCGCCGCCCCCAGGTGCTGGTGGAAGCGCTCATCATGGAAATGAGCTACAAGAGGGCGATGGAGCTTGGCGTCGAATGGCGCTCCACAGCCAACCCCAACAGCGGCAAGTTCACTTACGCGGGCGGGACGAACTTCGGCGGAATATCAGGGCTCGCCTCGCTGGCCACCAACCCCCTTTCCGGCCCCTCCGGCCTCTTTCTGGCGGCGATAGACGGAACCGTGGAGGTGGGCGGAGTTACCTTCCCCAACATCGGCGCGCTCATTAACGCCCTCCAGACCAAGGGCGACGTAAACGTAATCTCCACTCCGCACCTTCTTACCATCGACAACGAGGAGGCGGAAATTGTCGTCTCCGACAACATACCCTTCCAGACCAGCGAAAAGTTCGACTCCAACGGCAACCCGATCTTCACCTTTGAATACCGGGACGTGGGTCTCACCCTGCGCTTCACTCCGCAGATAAACGACGAAAACTACGTTCGGCTGAAGCTCTTTCAGGAGACGAGCGACGTGCTCTCCACCACCTCCGGCACTTCGAGCAACGCCCCTTCCACCACCAAGCGCTCGGCCAAGACAAGCGTCCTCATAAAGGACGGCGCGACGGTCGTCATCGGCGGTCTGATTCAGGACGACAGGCAGGTGTCTTCGAGTTCGGTGCCCTGCCTCGGCGATATCCCCCTTCTCGGCGCGCTCTTCCGGAACAACCAGCAGTCAAAGGGCAAGACCAACCTGATGATCTTCCTGACCCCCCACATCATCAGGGAGAGCGCCGACCTCGAAAAAATGACGCAGCAAAAGACAATGGAGCACAGGGATTACGCCGACGAGAAGACGACCTCGGACAAGAGGTTCATCGGCAACACCTTCGACAACCTCCTGAAGGACACCCTCGCCCCCAACCTCGCTCCGATCGACAAGATCGACCAGCAGGGGCAAGAGGGTGAAAAGGCCGGGGAAAAGTAA
- a CDS encoding PDZ domain-containing protein translates to MQTGAKKIITLATVAFITVGAYLCANLFTRYVAGKLEVGGREEVRAGAEGVRPQVASRLADYDVIAERNLFNDNPRPPAELAAAAQPATPAAPAEPPKPEPLKLNAALVATAVRSQGASFAVFQEGNVSSIVFAGDPVSPGITLKEIGKDYVLVMRNGSEEKIELFAARPVSAESAQRGPMRPPTRTRPATPPVPGRESAVLTPQSDTIRQVSENAWAIDRSEFDNAIANMTALMQQIRVVPNVTGTGDSVQTDGFKVFSIVPASLFSRIGLQNNDIIKEVNGTPLNSIEQAYEAFSRLQGESSIQLNLLRKGQPLTLAYDVR, encoded by the coding sequence ATGCAGACTGGTGCGAAAAAAATAATCACTCTTGCGACGGTGGCCTTCATCACCGTGGGCGCTTACCTTTGCGCGAACCTTTTTACGCGCTACGTCGCCGGAAAACTTGAAGTGGGAGGACGCGAGGAGGTCCGCGCCGGAGCGGAAGGGGTGCGTCCGCAAGTAGCCTCGCGCCTTGCGGATTACGACGTGATCGCGGAAAGAAACCTCTTCAACGACAACCCGCGCCCCCCCGCAGAACTGGCCGCCGCGGCGCAGCCCGCCACCCCCGCAGCCCCCGCCGAACCCCCAAAGCCGGAGCCCCTGAAGCTGAACGCGGCTTTAGTCGCCACCGCGGTGCGCTCACAGGGAGCCTCTTTCGCGGTGTTTCAGGAAGGCAACGTCTCCAGCATCGTTTTCGCCGGAGACCCGGTATCCCCCGGAATAACCCTCAAGGAGATCGGTAAGGACTACGTCCTCGTAATGCGAAACGGCTCGGAGGAGAAAATCGAGCTCTTCGCCGCGAGGCCCGTCTCGGCTGAAAGCGCGCAGAGGGGCCCCATGCGCCCCCCGACGAGAACAAGGCCCGCCACCCCGCCCGTTCCCGGCAGGGAAAGCGCCGTTCTGACCCCCCAGTCCGACACGATCCGCCAGGTCTCGGAAAACGCCTGGGCGATCGACAGGAGCGAGTTCGACAACGCAATAGCCAACATGACCGCCCTCATGCAACAGATTCGCGTCGTGCCCAACGTCACCGGCACCGGGGACAGCGTGCAGACGGACGGCTTCAAGGTTTTTTCGATCGTACCCGCTTCGCTCTTCTCTCGGATAGGGCTTCAGAACAACGACATCATCAAAGAGGTAAACGGAACCCCCCTGAACAGCATAGAACAGGCCTACGAAGCCTTTTCAAGGCTGCAGGGCGAATCTTCGATACAGCTCAACCTGCTGCGGAAGGGACAACCCCTGACCCTCGCCTACGATGTACGGTGA
- a CDS encoding rod shape-determining protein: protein MLDSILGMFSNDLAIDLGTANTLVYVKGKGIVASEPSVVAVKKDASGGGRIKAVGKEAQRMLGRTPGSIVAVRPMKEGVIADFDICAAMLSYFIQKVHNRRRLVRPRVIVGVPSGITQVEKRAVRESAESAGAREVYLIEEPMAAAIGVGLPITEPSGNMIVDIGGGTTEVAVISLSGIVYSQSVRVAGDKLDEAITMYIKRKFNLLIGERTAEEVKIKIGSAYPDADDANPSMEVKGRDLITGIPKNITVHADEVREALREPVNAIVQAVRTALERTPPELAADIVDKGMVLGGGGALLRNLDVLLREETGLPVMVADDPLSCVALGAGMALDELDLLRDVCM from the coding sequence ATGCTGGACTCCATTCTCGGAATGTTTTCAAACGATCTCGCCATCGATCTCGGCACGGCAAACACCCTCGTCTACGTCAAAGGCAAAGGGATAGTCGCCTCGGAGCCCTCCGTTGTCGCTGTAAAGAAAGACGCCTCGGGCGGCGGCCGCATAAAGGCCGTGGGCAAGGAGGCCCAGAGGATGCTGGGCAGGACCCCCGGCTCCATCGTCGCGGTGCGCCCGATGAAGGAGGGCGTCATCGCCGATTTCGACATCTGCGCCGCCATGCTCAGCTATTTCATACAAAAAGTCCACAACCGCCGCAGGCTGGTGCGCCCCCGCGTAATCGTAGGCGTTCCTTCCGGCATCACCCAGGTTGAAAAGCGCGCCGTGCGCGAATCCGCCGAATCCGCCGGAGCCAGGGAGGTCTACCTCATCGAGGAGCCGATGGCCGCGGCGATAGGGGTGGGGCTCCCCATCACCGAGCCGAGCGGCAACATGATCGTGGACATCGGCGGGGGCACCACCGAGGTGGCCGTCATTAGCCTTTCCGGCATAGTGTACAGCCAGTCGGTGCGCGTCGCCGGAGACAAGCTCGACGAAGCGATCACGATGTACATAAAAAGAAAGTTCAACCTCCTCATCGGCGAGAGAACCGCCGAGGAAGTGAAAATAAAAATAGGAAGCGCCTACCCGGACGCCGACGACGCTAACCCCTCCATGGAAGTAAAGGGCAGGGATCTCATCACCGGCATCCCGAAGAACATCACCGTTCACGCCGACGAGGTCAGAGAGGCTCTCCGGGAGCCCGTCAACGCCATAGTCCAGGCGGTGCGCACCGCGCTTGAGCGGACCCCCCCGGAGCTGGCGGCCGACATAGTGGACAAGGGGATGGTCCTCGGCGGCGGCGGCGCGCTTCTTCGGAATCTCGACGTTCTCCTTCGCGAGGAGACGGGGCTGCCGGTAATGGTCGCCGACGATCCTCTCTCCTGCGTCGCTCTGGGCGCCGGAATGGCCCTCGACGAACTGGATCTTCTGCGCGACGTCTGCATGTAA